The following coding sequences are from one Streptomyces sp. V3I7 window:
- a CDS encoding two-component system response regulator: protein MVQKAKILLVDDRPENLLALEAILSALDQTLVRASSGEEALKALLTDDFAVILLDVQMPGMDGFETAAHIKRRERTRDIPIIFLTAINHGPHHTFRGYAAGAVDYISKPFDPWVLRAKVSVFVELYMKNCQLREQAALLRLQLEGGDKGAEGPGKESAGLLAELSARLAAVEEQAEALSKQLDDDAADAAAVATAAHLERKLTGLRRALDALEPGTGSGAPSLPTQN from the coding sequence ATGGTGCAGAAGGCCAAGATCCTCCTGGTCGATGACCGGCCGGAGAATCTGCTGGCGCTGGAGGCCATCCTCTCGGCGCTCGATCAGACGCTGGTGCGGGCATCGTCCGGGGAGGAAGCGCTCAAAGCACTGCTCACGGACGACTTCGCGGTCATTCTGCTGGATGTCCAGATGCCGGGCATGGACGGATTCGAGACCGCGGCGCACATCAAGCGGCGGGAGCGGACCCGGGACATCCCGATCATCTTCCTCACCGCGATCAACCACGGTCCGCACCACACGTTCCGGGGTTACGCGGCGGGCGCGGTCGACTACATCTCCAAGCCGTTCGACCCGTGGGTGCTGCGCGCGAAGGTCTCGGTCTTCGTCGAGCTGTACATGAAGAACTGCCAGCTGCGGGAGCAGGCGGCGCTGCTGCGGCTCCAGTTGGAGGGCGGCGACAAGGGCGCCGAGGGCCCCGGCAAGGAGTCGGCGGGCCTGCTGGCCGAACTCTCCGCGCGGCTCGCGGCCGTCGAGGAGCAGGCCGAGGCGCTGTCCAAGCAACTGGACGACGACGCCGCCGACGCGGCGGCGGTCGCCACGGCGGCCCATCTCGAACGCAAACTCACCGGGTTGCGCCGGGCGCTCGACGCCCTGGAGCCGGGTACGGGCAGCGGAGCGCCCTCCCTGCCGACGCAGAACTGA
- a CDS encoding DNA translocase FtsK, producing the protein MASRPSAAKKPPAKKAAAPAKAPAKKAAAKKTAAKSAKKAPARKTAAKRPAPKPAPSPTGGVYRLARALWLGLAHAVGAVFRGIGQGAKNLDPAHRKDGLALLLLGIGLIIAAGTWADLRGPVGSLVEILVTGAFGRLDLLVPILLAVIAVRFIRHPERPEANGRIVIGLSALVIGVLGQVHIACGSPARDDGMQAIRDAGGLIGWGVATPLTYALTNVLAVPLLVLLTVFGLLVVTATPVNAIPRRLRELGMRLGVAHDPERDDFTEDDSRYEQQWREALPTSRRGRQDDGQPYDPESAEQLALAKRRGRPRRSAVAQPDMERQLDAVDVAAAAAAALDGAVLHGMPPSPLVADLTQGVSVGDREETTPTPAPTPVPAARPQQEKLKGAVPDLTKAPPAAPRDLPARAEQLQLSGDITYSLPSLDLLTRGGPGKARSAANDAVVASLTTVFTEFKVDARVTGFTRGPTVTRYEVELGPAVKVERITALTKNIAYAVASPDVRIISPIPGKSAVGIEIPNTDREMVNLGDVLRLAESAEDDDPMLVAFGKDVEGGYVMHSLAKMPHILVAGATGSGKSSCINCLITSVMMRATPEDVRMVLVDPKRVELTAYEGIPHLITPIITNPKRAAEALQWVVREMDLRYDDLAAYGYRHIDDFNQAVRSGKVKAPEGSERELQPYPYLLVIVDELADLMMVAPRDVEDAIVRITQLARAAGIHLVLATQRPSVDVVTGLIKANVPSRLAFATSSLADSRVILDQPGAEKLIGKGDGLFLPMGANKPTRMQGAFVTEEEVAAVVQHCKDQMAPVFRDDVTVGSKQKKEIDEDIGDDLDLLCQAAELVVSTQFGSTSMLQRKLRVGFAKAGRLMDLMESRGIVGPSEGSKARDVLVKPDDLDGVLSAIRGQSEG; encoded by the coding sequence ATGGCCTCACGTCCCTCCGCAGCCAAGAAGCCGCCCGCCAAGAAGGCGGCCGCTCCCGCGAAGGCTCCGGCGAAGAAGGCCGCCGCGAAGAAGACGGCCGCGAAGAGCGCGAAGAAGGCGCCCGCCAGGAAGACCGCGGCGAAGAGGCCGGCGCCCAAGCCGGCGCCGAGCCCCACCGGGGGCGTCTACCGGCTCGCGCGCGCCCTCTGGCTCGGCCTCGCGCACGCCGTCGGTGCCGTCTTCCGCGGCATAGGGCAGGGCGCCAAGAACCTCGACCCGGCCCACCGCAAGGACGGCCTCGCGCTGCTGCTGCTCGGCATCGGCCTGATCATCGCGGCGGGCACCTGGGCCGACCTGCGCGGCCCCGTCGGCTCCCTGGTCGAGATCCTGGTCACCGGCGCCTTCGGCCGCCTCGACCTGCTGGTGCCGATACTGCTCGCGGTGATCGCCGTGCGCTTCATCCGGCACCCCGAGCGGCCCGAGGCCAACGGCCGCATCGTGATCGGCCTGTCCGCGCTCGTCATCGGCGTGCTCGGCCAGGTCCACATCGCCTGCGGCTCGCCCGCCCGCGACGACGGCATGCAGGCGATAAGGGACGCCGGCGGCCTCATCGGCTGGGGCGTGGCGACCCCGCTGACGTACGCCCTCACCAACGTGCTCGCCGTACCGCTGCTCGTGCTCCTCACGGTCTTCGGCCTGCTCGTCGTGACCGCCACCCCGGTCAACGCCATCCCGCGCCGGCTGCGCGAGCTCGGCATGCGGCTCGGCGTCGCGCACGACCCCGAGCGCGACGACTTCACCGAGGACGACTCCCGGTACGAACAGCAGTGGCGCGAGGCGCTGCCCACGAGCCGTCGCGGGCGGCAGGACGACGGGCAGCCGTACGACCCCGAGAGCGCCGAGCAGTTGGCCCTCGCCAAGCGGCGCGGCCGCCCCCGGCGCTCCGCCGTGGCGCAGCCCGACATGGAACGGCAGCTGGACGCCGTGGACGTCGCCGCGGCCGCCGCAGCCGCGCTCGACGGCGCCGTCCTGCACGGCATGCCCCCCTCGCCGCTCGTCGCCGACCTCACCCAGGGGGTGAGCGTGGGCGACCGCGAGGAGACGACGCCGACCCCGGCGCCCACGCCCGTCCCGGCCGCGCGCCCCCAGCAGGAGAAGCTCAAGGGTGCCGTCCCCGACCTCACCAAGGCCCCGCCCGCGGCCCCGCGCGACCTGCCCGCGCGCGCGGAGCAGCTCCAGCTGTCCGGTGATATCACCTACTCGCTGCCCTCGCTCGACCTGCTCACGCGCGGGGGCCCCGGCAAGGCGCGCAGCGCCGCCAACGACGCCGTCGTCGCCTCGCTGACCACCGTCTTCACCGAGTTCAAGGTCGACGCCCGCGTCACCGGCTTCACGCGCGGTCCGACGGTCACGCGCTACGAGGTCGAGCTCGGTCCCGCCGTCAAGGTCGAGCGGATCACCGCGCTCACCAAGAACATCGCGTACGCCGTCGCCAGCCCCGACGTGCGGATCATCAGCCCGATCCCCGGCAAGTCGGCGGTCGGCATCGAGATCCCCAACACCGACCGGGAGATGGTCAACCTCGGCGACGTGCTGCGGCTCGCGGAGTCCGCGGAGGACGACGACCCGATGCTGGTCGCCTTCGGCAAGGACGTCGAGGGCGGCTACGTCATGCACTCGCTGGCGAAGATGCCGCACATACTCGTCGCGGGCGCCACCGGCTCCGGCAAGTCGTCCTGCATCAACTGTCTGATCACGTCGGTCATGATGCGCGCCACCCCCGAGGACGTACGCATGGTCCTCGTCGACCCCAAGCGCGTCGAGCTGACGGCCTACGAGGGCATCCCGCACCTGATCACGCCGATCATCACCAACCCCAAGCGGGCCGCCGAGGCGCTCCAGTGGGTCGTCCGCGAGATGGACCTGCGCTACGACGACCTCGCGGCGTACGGATACCGGCACATCGACGACTTCAACCAGGCCGTGCGCAGCGGCAAGGTGAAGGCCCCCGAGGGCAGCGAGCGCGAACTCCAGCCCTACCCGTACCTGCTGGTCATCGTCGACGAGCTCGCCGACCTGATGATGGTCGCGCCGCGCGACGTCGAGGACGCGATCGTGCGCATCACGCAGCTCGCGCGCGCGGCCGGCATCCACCTGGTGCTGGCCACACAGCGCCCCTCGGTGGACGTCGTCACCGGTCTGATCAAGGCGAACGTGCCCTCGCGGCTCGCGTTCGCCACCTCCTCGCTCGCCGACTCGCGCGTCATCCTGGACCAGCCGGGCGCCGAGAAGCTGATCGGCAAGGGCGACGGGCTGTTCCTGCCGATGGGCGCCAACAAGCCGACCCGTATGCAGGGCGCGTTCGTGACCGAGGAAGAGGTCGCGGCCGTCGTACAGCACTGCAAGGACCAGATGGCGCCCGTCTTCCGGGACGACGTCACCGTGGGCAGCAAGCAGAAGAAGGAGATCGACGAGGACATCGGCGACGACCTCGACCTGCTGTGCCAGGCGGCCGAACTCGTCGTCTCCACGCAGTTCGGCTCGACCTCGATGCTCCAGCGCAAGCTGCGCGTCGGCTTCGCCAAGGCCGGACGGCTCATGGACCTCATGGAGTCCCGGGGCATCGTCGGCCCGAGCGAGGGGTCCAAGGCGCGTGACGTTCTCGTGAAACCCGACGACCTGGACGGCGTGCTCTCGGCGATCCGCGGGCAGTCCGAAGGATAG
- a CDS encoding helix-turn-helix domain-containing protein, giving the protein MSIGNSPEDERPLQDVSEEAHTSVGRALRQARIAAGLTVDDVSSATRVRMAIVHAIEADDFAPCGGDVYARGHIRTLAKAVDLDPAPLLEQYAAEHGGGPAPTPAAPLFEAERIRPERRGPNWTAAMVAAIVVVIGFVGFTAVKGGDDGGGKAQVAEGATPSTSKPASPTPRDTKPADEKPEPSDSAIAAAPQDKVTVQVTAPGGQSWISAKDHNGRMLFDGLLKKGDSKTFQDSSKINLILGDAGSIQLYVNGKKIENDFQPGAVERLTYTKGDPEVG; this is encoded by the coding sequence GTGTCCATCGGCAACTCCCCTGAAGACGAGCGTCCCTTGCAAGACGTTTCCGAGGAAGCCCACACCTCTGTCGGCCGCGCCCTGAGGCAGGCGCGCATCGCGGCCGGGCTGACCGTCGACGACGTCAGCAGCGCCACCCGTGTCCGTATGGCCATCGTGCACGCCATCGAGGCGGACGACTTCGCTCCGTGCGGCGGCGACGTGTACGCCCGCGGACACATCCGCACCCTGGCCAAGGCCGTCGACCTCGATCCCGCCCCGCTGCTGGAGCAGTACGCGGCCGAGCACGGCGGCGGCCCCGCGCCGACCCCGGCCGCTCCTCTGTTCGAGGCGGAACGCATCCGTCCCGAGCGGCGCGGCCCCAACTGGACCGCGGCCATGGTGGCCGCGATCGTCGTCGTGATCGGCTTCGTCGGCTTCACGGCCGTCAAGGGCGGCGACGACGGCGGCGGCAAGGCGCAGGTCGCCGAGGGCGCCACGCCCAGCACCAGCAAGCCCGCCTCGCCGACGCCGCGCGACACCAAGCCGGCCGACGAGAAGCCCGAACCCTCCGACAGCGCCATCGCGGCCGCGCCCCAGGACAAGGTGACGGTCCAGGTCACCGCCCCGGGCGGGCAGAGCTGGATCTCCGCCAAGGACCACAACGGCCGCATGCTCTTCGACGGCCTCCTGAAGAAGGGCGACTCCAAGACCTTCCAGGACAGCTCGAAGATCAACCTCATCCTCGGCGACGCCGGGTCGATCCAGCTCTACGTCAACGGCAAGAAGATCGAGAACGACTTCCAGCCGGGGGCCGTGGAGCGGCTCACGTACACGAAGGGCGACCCCGAGGTCGGCTGA
- the rimO gene encoding 30S ribosomal protein S12 methylthiotransferase RimO gives MPERRTVALVTLGCARNEVDSEELAGRLEADGWQLVEDAGDADVAVVNTCGFVDAAKKDSVDALLEANDLKGHGRTQAVVAVGCMAERYGKELAEALPEADGVLGFDDYSDISDRLQTILSGGIHAAHTPRDRRKLLPLSPAARQESATEVALPGHGAPTDLPEGLAPQSGPRAPLRRRLDGSPVASVKLASGCDRRCSFCAIPSFRGSFISRRPSDVLNETRWLAEQGVKEVMLVSENNTSYGKDLGDIRLLESLLPELAEVDGIERVRVSYLQPAEMRPGLIDVLTSIPKIAPYFDLSFQHSAPGVLRKMRRFGDTDRFLELLDTIRTKAPQAGARSNFIVGFPGETEADLAELERFLTHARLDAIGVFGYSDEEGTEAATYDDKLDEDVVAERLAHISRLSEELVSQRAEERVGETVHVLVESLGYDDDAEEGVFGRGAHQAPETDGQVVLLGGEGLSVGRMVEAKVVGTEGVDLVAEPLGSSAHGEEAAR, from the coding sequence ATGCCTGAACGCCGTACCGTCGCACTAGTCACTCTCGGCTGCGCCCGTAACGAGGTGGACTCGGAGGAGCTCGCAGGCCGTTTGGAGGCGGACGGCTGGCAGCTCGTCGAGGACGCCGGGGACGCCGATGTCGCCGTGGTCAACACCTGTGGCTTCGTGGACGCCGCCAAGAAGGACTCCGTCGACGCCCTCCTGGAGGCCAACGACCTCAAGGGGCATGGCAGAACCCAGGCCGTCGTGGCGGTGGGCTGCATGGCCGAGCGGTACGGCAAGGAGCTCGCCGAGGCCCTCCCCGAGGCCGACGGCGTGCTCGGTTTCGACGACTACTCGGACATCTCTGACCGCCTGCAGACCATCCTGAGCGGCGGCATCCACGCCGCGCACACCCCGCGCGACCGCCGCAAGCTGCTACCGCTCAGCCCGGCCGCGCGCCAGGAGTCGGCGACCGAGGTGGCCCTGCCCGGGCACGGCGCCCCCACGGACCTCCCCGAGGGCCTCGCCCCGCAGTCCGGCCCCCGCGCGCCCCTGCGCCGCCGTCTGGACGGCTCCCCGGTGGCCTCCGTGAAGCTCGCCTCCGGCTGCGACCGGCGCTGCTCCTTCTGTGCCATCCCGTCCTTCCGCGGCTCCTTCATCTCCCGCCGCCCGAGCGACGTCCTGAACGAGACGCGCTGGCTGGCCGAGCAGGGTGTGAAGGAGGTCATGCTCGTCTCCGAGAACAACACCTCCTACGGCAAGGACCTGGGCGACATCCGTCTGCTCGAGTCGCTGCTGCCCGAGCTGGCCGAGGTCGACGGCATCGAGCGGGTGCGCGTCAGCTACCTCCAGCCGGCCGAGATGCGCCCGGGGCTGATCGACGTCCTGACGTCCATCCCGAAGATCGCTCCGTACTTCGACCTGTCCTTCCAGCACTCCGCCCCCGGCGTGCTGCGCAAGATGCGCCGCTTCGGCGACACCGACCGCTTCCTGGAGCTGCTCGACACCATCCGCACCAAGGCCCCCCAGGCCGGTGCGCGCTCCAACTTCATCGTCGGCTTCCCTGGCGAGACCGAGGCCGACCTGGCCGAGCTGGAGCGCTTCCTGACCCACGCCCGGCTGGACGCCATCGGCGTCTTCGGCTACTCCGACGAGGAGGGCACGGAGGCGGCGACGTACGACGACAAGCTCGACGAGGACGTCGTCGCCGAGCGGCTGGCGCACATCTCCCGGCTGTCCGAGGAGCTCGTCTCGCAGCGTGCCGAGGAGCGCGTCGGTGAGACAGTGCACGTCCTGGTCGAGTCGCTCGGCTACGACGACGACGCCGAGGAGGGCGTGTTCGGCCGCGGTGCGCACCAGGCGCCCGAGACCGACGGCCAAGTGGTGCTCCTGGGCGGCGAAGGCCTGAGCGTCGGTCGTATGGTCGAGGCGAAGGTGGTCGGTACCGAGGGTGTCGACCTGGTGGCCGAGCCGCTGGGCTCGTCGGCGCATGGTGAGGAGGCGGCCAGATGA
- the pgsA gene encoding CDP-diacylglycerol--glycerol-3-phosphate 3-phosphatidyltransferase, whose amino-acid sequence MTGVPASAGGGSSSGAQGTPGSATSPGAGDGTVLGPQGEARTPRGGKLAAAAVNQASVWNVANLLTMLRLVLVPGFVALMLADGGYDPAWRSFAWAAFAVAMITDLFDGHLARTYNLVTDFGKIADPIADKAIMGAALICLSYLGDLPWWVTAVILGREIGITLIRFLVIRYGVIPASRGGKLKTLTQGVAVGMYVLALTGWLATLRWWVMAAAVVLTVMTGLDYVRQAIVLRRRGMAERQAALEETEA is encoded by the coding sequence ATGACCGGAGTCCCGGCATCCGCCGGAGGCGGCTCCTCCTCCGGCGCGCAGGGCACCCCGGGCTCCGCCACCTCGCCCGGCGCGGGCGACGGGACCGTCCTCGGACCTCAGGGTGAGGCCAGGACCCCGCGTGGGGGAAAGCTGGCGGCCGCGGCCGTCAACCAGGCCAGCGTCTGGAATGTCGCCAATCTGCTGACGATGCTCCGGCTGGTGCTCGTCCCCGGGTTCGTGGCGCTGATGCTGGCCGACGGCGGCTACGACCCGGCCTGGCGCTCGTTCGCCTGGGCGGCCTTCGCCGTCGCCATGATCACCGACCTGTTCGACGGCCACCTGGCGCGCACGTACAACCTCGTCACCGACTTCGGAAAGATCGCCGACCCCATCGCCGACAAGGCGATCATGGGGGCGGCGCTGATCTGTCTCTCCTACCTCGGTGACCTGCCGTGGTGGGTGACGGCCGTCATTCTCGGCCGGGAGATCGGCATCACGCTGATCCGTTTCCTGGTCATCCGCTACGGCGTCATTCCCGCGAGCCGCGGCGGAAAGCTCAAGACGCTCACCCAGGGCGTGGCCGTGGGGATGTACGTCCTGGCGCTGACGGGGTGGCTGGCGACGCTGAGGTGGTGGGTGATGGCGGCGGCCGTCGTGCTCACCGTCATGACCGGCCTCGACTATGTGAGACAAGCCATTGTGCTGCGTCGGCGGGGAATGGCCGAGCGGCAAGCGGCGCTGGAGGAGACGGAAGCGTGA
- a CDS encoding CinA family protein, translated as MNSAATEVVRLLTVRGETLAVAESLTGGLVAAEVTAVPGASKVFRGSVTAYATELKHRLLGVDATLLAQRGAVDPQVAAQMAAGARQALGADWGLATTGVAGPDPQDGQPVGTVFVAVAGPSGPNSGSAGGGKVEALRLNGSRPEIRMESVRSVLALLLTELAGEQSGNERAQDTEQNGGF; from the coding sequence GTGAATTCCGCGGCCACTGAAGTGGTGCGACTACTCACGGTGAGGGGCGAGACGCTTGCCGTCGCCGAGTCGCTCACCGGGGGACTGGTCGCGGCGGAGGTCACGGCGGTTCCGGGAGCCTCCAAGGTCTTCCGTGGATCGGTCACCGCCTACGCCACGGAACTCAAGCACCGGCTGCTGGGGGTTGACGCCACCCTGCTGGCGCAACGCGGCGCGGTGGACCCGCAGGTCGCGGCACAGATGGCGGCCGGAGCGCGGCAGGCGCTCGGCGCCGACTGGGGCCTTGCGACGACCGGTGTGGCGGGCCCCGATCCGCAGGACGGCCAGCCGGTCGGCACGGTCTTCGTCGCCGTCGCCGGTCCCAGTGGGCCGAATTCCGGTTCCGCCGGTGGCGGAAAAGTCGAGGCTCTGCGGTTGAACGGCTCCCGCCCGGAAATTCGTATGGAGAGTGTACGGAGCGTACTCGCACTGCTGCTGACGGAGCTCGCAGGCGAACAGAGCGGAAATGAGCGGGCACAGGATACGGAACAGAACGGGGGGTTTTGA
- a CDS encoding helix-turn-helix domain-containing protein, whose product MILLRRLLGDVLRRQRQRQGRTLREVSSSARVSLGYLSEVERGQKEASSELLAAICDALDVRMSELMREVSDELALAELAQSAAATESVPAPVRPMLGSVSVTGVPPERVTIKAPAKAVDVVAA is encoded by the coding sequence ATGATTCTGCTTCGTCGCCTGCTGGGTGACGTGCTGCGTCGGCAGCGCCAACGCCAGGGCCGTACTCTGCGCGAAGTCTCCTCGTCCGCCCGAGTCTCACTCGGCTATCTCTCCGAGGTGGAGCGGGGGCAGAAGGAGGCTTCCTCCGAGCTGCTCGCCGCCATCTGCGACGCGCTGGACGTACGGATGTCCGAGCTCATGCGGGAAGTGAGCGACGAACTCGCCCTCGCCGAGCTGGCCCAGTCCGCCGCGGCCACCGAGTCCGTGCCGGCACCGGTTCGTCCGATGCTGGGTTCTGTCTCGGTGACCGGTGTGCCACCGGAACGGGTGACCATCAAGGCGCCTGCCAAGGCGGTGGACGTCGTCGCCGCGTGA
- a CDS encoding DNA-formamidopyrimidine glycosylase family protein, with the protein MPEGDTVWLTARRLRDALASKVLTRSDLRVPRFATADLTGRAVLDVVPRGKHLLTRIEGGLTLHSHLRMDGSWKVYAPERRWGGGPAHQIRVILGTEDRTAVGYRLPVLELLRTEEESRVVGHLGPDLLGPGWDPEQALANLLADPARSLGEALLDQRNLAGVGNVYKCELCFLLGATPWLPMGALPADRAAKLPDLAQKLLVVNRDRPVRITTNDRGQNLFVYGREGQPCLRCRTPIRVADQGDGSRERPTYWCPTCQRGPAPAPGSLEARRIHPRTPH; encoded by the coding sequence ATGCCCGAGGGTGACACGGTCTGGCTGACCGCGCGGCGGCTGCGCGACGCGCTGGCGTCCAAGGTGCTGACCCGCAGCGACCTGCGGGTGCCCCGCTTCGCCACGGCCGACCTCACCGGACGCGCGGTGCTGGACGTGGTCCCGCGCGGCAAGCACCTGCTCACCCGCATCGAGGGCGGCCTGACCCTGCATTCGCACCTGCGGATGGACGGCTCCTGGAAGGTGTACGCCCCCGAGCGGCGCTGGGGCGGCGGCCCCGCCCACCAGATCCGCGTGATCCTCGGCACCGAAGACCGGACGGCCGTCGGCTACCGCCTCCCGGTCCTCGAACTCCTCCGCACCGAAGAGGAGTCCCGCGTCGTGGGCCACCTCGGCCCCGACCTGCTGGGCCCGGGCTGGGACCCGGAGCAGGCTCTCGCCAACCTCCTCGCCGACCCGGCCCGCTCCCTCGGTGAGGCCCTGCTCGACCAGCGCAATCTCGCCGGCGTCGGCAACGTCTACAAGTGCGAGCTCTGCTTCCTCCTGGGCGCCACGCCCTGGCTCCCGATGGGCGCACTGCCCGCCGACCGGGCCGCGAAGCTGCCCGACCTGGCCCAGAAGCTTCTGGTGGTCAACCGCGACCGCCCGGTCCGCATCACGACCAACGACCGCGGCCAGAACCTCTTCGTCTACGGCCGCGAGGGCCAGCCGTGCCTGCGCTGCCGCACCCCGATCCGGGTGGCCGACCAGGGCGACGGCTCCCGCGAGCGCCCCACTTACTGGTGCCCGACCTGCCAGCGAGGCCCCGCCCCGGCACCGGGCTCCCTCGAGGCACGCCGCATCCACCCCCGTACGCCCCACTGA